The following proteins are encoded in a genomic region of Glycine max cultivar Williams 82 chromosome 18, Glycine_max_v4.0, whole genome shotgun sequence:
- the LOC100500130 gene encoding uncharacterized protein LOC100500130, with translation MGIATIKMGGNSDSNCSITPRHYNTHKVFLFCNYILLGAASSCIFLTLSLRLIPSLCGFFFILLQVFTIAGAVSGCAAVGANRWYSAHMVATVLTAIFQGSVSVLVFTRTGDFLGQLKSYVREEDGAVILKLAGGLTILIFVLEWVVLTLAFFLKYYACVEGNSGAVVPVRSGKVQQDEDLKDWPWPFQV, from the coding sequence ATGGGCATCGCCACAATCAAAATGGGAGGCAACTCCGACTCCAACTGTTCCATCACTCCACGCCATTACAACACCCACAAGGTGTTCCTTTTCTGCAACTACATTCTCTTGGGTGCAGCCTCCAGCTGCATCTTCCTCACCCTCTCCCTGCGCCTCATTCCCTCTCTATGCGgcttcttcttcatccttctTCAGGTCTTCACGATTGCGGGTGCAGTCTCGGGTTGTGCTGCTGTGGGGGCTAATAGGTGGTACTCTGCACACATGGTGGCCACTGTTCTAACGGCTATCTTTCAGGGTTCTGTTTCAGTGTTGGTGTTTACGCGGACTGGCGATTTTCTGGGTCAGTTGAAATCTTACGTGAGGGAGGAGGATGGTGCTGTGATTCTCAAATTGGCTGGTGGACTCACCATTTTGATCTTTGTCTTGGAGTGGGTAGTTTTGACTCTtgcatttttcttgaagtattATGCTTGTGTTGAGGGGAATAGTGGCGCTGTTGTGCCTGTGAGGAGTGGGAAGGTGCAGCAGGATGAGGACTTGAAGGATTGGCCTTGGCCTTTTCAAGTTTGA